Proteins encoded together in one Triticum dicoccoides isolate Atlit2015 ecotype Zavitan chromosome 7B, WEW_v2.0, whole genome shotgun sequence window:
- the LOC119336553 gene encoding uncharacterized protein LOC119336553, whose amino-acid sequence MAVQWCSATSLHGWCHNPSPPLPSPALGSLSRQPRRIGCVSVRREVAVAAAAEAAPPEVEADMDMEEEGVECEEGCGGTGWLLCDFCKGKKNNVKSESSPRIYRRCPTCKAAGYILCQRCRVYRCITYPESTES is encoded by the exons ATGGCTGTGCAGTGGTGCAGCGCGACGAGCCTGCACGGTTGGTGCCACAACCCATCGCCGCCGCTGCCGTCCCCGGCATTGGGGTCGCTGTCTCGGCAACCGAGGAGGATCGGCTGCGTGTCCGTCCGCAGGGAGGTCGCCGTGGCCGCGGCGGCAGaggcggccccgccggaggtggaggCGGACATGGACATGGAG GAAGAAGGTGTAGAGTGCGAAGAAGGGTGCGGCGGCACGGGGTGGCTGCTGTGCGACTTctgcaaggggaagaagaacaacGTCAAGTCCGAGAGCAGCCCCCGGATCTACCGCCGCTGCCCGACCTGCAAGGCC GCAGGGTACATCTTATGCCAGAGATGCAGGGTCTACAGATGCATCACATATCCTGAAAGCACCGAATCATGA